The Streptomyces sp. NBC_00670 genome window below encodes:
- a CDS encoding FAD-dependent oxidoreductase: MSMSGTRPDGGGRERLVVIGGDAAGMSAASQARRLRDPDRLEIVAFERGHFTSFSACGIPYWVGGDVTDRDDLIARTPEEHRARDIDLRMRTEVTEIDVTGGRVRARDADSGAESWTSYDKLVIATGARPVRPELPGIDAPGVHGVQTLDDGQALLDTLAATKGRRAVVVGAGYIGVEMAEALLNRGYEVTVLNRGAEPMATLDPDMGRMVHDAMAGMGITMVNDAEVTEVLTGDDGRARAVVAGGTEYPADVVVLGIGVRPETALARAAGLPLGAHGGLLTDLAMRVRGYENIWAGGDCVEVLDLVSGSERHIALGTHANKQGQVIGTNAGGGYATFPGVVGTAVSKVCALEIARTGLREKDARRAGLRYVAVTIESSSRAGYYPGAAPMTVKMLAERRTGRLLGTQIVGREGAAKRVDVAAVALTAGMTVEQMTALDLGYAPPFSPVWDPVLVAARRATTAVREQGA; this comes from the coding sequence ATGAGCATGAGTGGCACGCGCCCGGACGGCGGCGGCAGGGAACGACTGGTCGTGATCGGCGGCGACGCGGCGGGCATGTCCGCCGCGTCGCAGGCGCGCCGCCTGCGGGACCCGGACCGCCTGGAGATCGTGGCGTTCGAGCGCGGCCACTTCACCTCGTTCTCGGCGTGCGGCATCCCGTACTGGGTCGGCGGCGACGTCACCGACCGGGACGACCTGATCGCCCGGACCCCCGAGGAGCACCGGGCCCGCGACATCGACCTGCGGATGCGTACCGAGGTCACGGAGATCGACGTCACGGGCGGCAGGGTCCGCGCACGGGACGCGGACTCCGGGGCCGAGTCCTGGACGTCGTACGACAAGCTGGTGATCGCCACGGGCGCCCGCCCCGTCCGCCCCGAACTGCCCGGCATCGACGCCCCCGGGGTGCACGGCGTGCAGACCCTGGACGACGGCCAGGCCCTCCTCGACACGCTCGCCGCGACGAAGGGCCGGCGCGCGGTGGTGGTCGGCGCCGGGTACATCGGCGTGGAGATGGCGGAGGCGCTCCTCAACCGCGGCTACGAGGTGACCGTCCTCAACCGGGGCGCGGAACCGATGGCCACGCTCGACCCCGACATGGGCCGCATGGTGCACGACGCCATGGCGGGCATGGGCATCACCATGGTGAACGACGCCGAGGTCACCGAGGTGCTCACCGGTGACGACGGCCGGGCGCGGGCCGTGGTGGCCGGGGGCACGGAGTACCCGGCGGACGTCGTGGTGCTGGGCATCGGCGTGCGCCCCGAGACGGCGCTGGCGCGGGCGGCCGGGCTGCCGCTGGGTGCGCACGGCGGGCTGCTCACCGACCTCGCGATGCGGGTGCGCGGATACGAGAACATCTGGGCGGGCGGCGACTGCGTCGAGGTCCTCGACCTGGTCTCGGGCAGCGAGCGGCACATCGCGCTGGGCACCCACGCCAACAAGCAGGGCCAGGTCATCGGCACCAACGCGGGCGGCGGCTACGCCACGTTCCCGGGGGTCGTCGGCACGGCCGTGAGCAAGGTCTGCGCGCTGGAGATCGCCCGCACCGGGCTGCGGGAGAAGGACGCGCGGCGGGCGGGGCTGCGGTACGTGGCGGTCACCATCGAGTCGTCCAGCCGCGCGGGCTACTACCCGGGCGCGGCCCCCATGACGGTGAAGATGCTCGCCGAGCGCCGCACGGGCCGGCTCCTCGGCACGCAGATCGTCGGCCGCGAGGGGGCCGCGAAGCGGGTGGACGTCGCCGCGGTCGCCCTCACCGCGGGCATGACGGTCGAACAGATGACGGCGCTGGATCTGGGCTACGCCCCACCGTTCTCCCCGGTCTGGGACCCGGTCCTGGTAGCAGCCCGCAGGGCGACGACGGCGGTCCGGGAGCAGGGCGCCTGA
- a CDS encoding NTP pyrophosphohydrolase, whose translation MAELSVPLVVIDAANVVGSVPDGWWRDRRGAAERLRDRLVGCAEAGVAGWAGPVEVVLVVEGAARGVASVPGVRVEAAAGSGDDAIVEVVAGVAPGRPCLVVTADRELRRRVGVLGAEVVGPRAVRGGGAG comes from the coding sequence ATGGCCGAGTTGAGTGTGCCCCTTGTTGTCATCGATGCCGCGAATGTCGTCGGGTCCGTGCCGGACGGGTGGTGGCGGGATCGGCGGGGAGCGGCTGAGCGGTTGCGGGACCGGCTGGTGGGGTGTGCGGAGGCGGGGGTCGCGGGGTGGGCGGGACCGGTGGAGGTCGTGTTGGTGGTGGAGGGGGCGGCGCGGGGGGTCGCGTCCGTGCCGGGGGTGCGGGTGGAGGCGGCGGCGGGCAGTGGGGACGACGCGATCGTGGAGGTGGTGGCGGGGGTGGCTCCCGGGCGGCCGTGTCTGGTCGTCACGGCGGACCGGGAGTTGCGGCGGCGGGTGGGGGTGCTCGGGGCGGAGGTGGTGGGGCCGCGGGCGGTGCGGGGTGGGGGCGCCGGGTAG
- a CDS encoding response regulator transcription factor, with protein sequence MSVLLEQPASLVAYRPNKPTAMVVVADPRVRSTVTRHLWALGVRDVIEASSVAEARPRIGNPRDICVADVHLPDGSGLTLLSETRAAGWPNGLALSAADDIGAVRNALAGGVKGYVVTGTRTNLGLPARPGVSPLGATRMHRRPPGAPSHPGGYRELSGREVEVLRLVAEGQSNKAIGVSMGLSALTVKSHLARIARKLGTGDRAGMVAVALRTGIIH encoded by the coding sequence GTGTCCGTTCTCCTCGAGCAGCCCGCAAGCCTGGTCGCCTACCGCCCCAACAAGCCGACCGCCATGGTGGTCGTGGCCGACCCCCGGGTCCGTTCCACCGTCACCCGCCATCTGTGGGCGCTCGGAGTGCGTGACGTCATCGAGGCGTCGTCCGTGGCGGAGGCCCGTCCCAGAATCGGCAACCCGCGCGACATCTGCGTCGCCGACGTCCACCTCCCCGACGGCTCCGGCCTGACACTGCTGTCGGAGACCCGCGCCGCCGGCTGGCCCAACGGCCTCGCCCTGTCCGCCGCCGACGACATCGGCGCCGTCCGCAACGCCCTGGCCGGGGGCGTCAAGGGCTACGTCGTCACCGGCACGCGCACCAACCTCGGGCTCCCCGCCCGGCCCGGCGTCTCCCCCCTCGGCGCCACCCGTATGCACCGCCGGCCCCCGGGCGCCCCGAGCCACCCGGGCGGCTACCGCGAGCTGTCCGGGCGTGAGGTGGAGGTGCTGCGGCTGGTCGCGGAGGGCCAGTCGAACAAGGCGATCGGCGTCTCCATGGGCCTGTCCGCGCTCACCGTCAAGAGCCATCTGGCCCGCATCGCCCGCAAGCTCGGCACGGGCGACCGGGCCGGCATGGTGGCGGTGGCCCTGCGCACCGGGATCATCCACTGA
- a CDS encoding 3-hydroxyacyl-CoA dehydrogenase NAD-binding domain-containing protein translates to MSTTADLLKRAAELFPDEVVTQAHVRHFDLPLGAGRFALITLDNGHDHTKPTTLGPQSLAHFDAAIDQVEKEAADGEIVGVGVTGKPFIFAVGADLKGVELLGSHEDALAIGKGGHDVFKRLSQLAVPTFAYYNGAAMGGGVEIGLHCSYRTVSAALPAFSLPEVFLGLVPGWGGCTLLPNLIGADKAVSVIIENSLNQNKQLKGAQVYELGIADALFEGADFLEQSLIWTAAVLKGEIAVDRPVIDRGEGWDQAVAKGRFIADSKVHGAAPAAYRALDIIAAAKNGDLQQGYDAEDQALADLIMSGELRSGIYAFNLVQKRGKRPAGAPDKNLARPVTKVGVVGAGLMASQLALLFLRRLEVPVVLTDIDQERVDKGVGYVHAEIDKLLGKGRINQDKANRLKALVTGVLDKAEGFADADFVIEAVFEEIGVKQQVFAEVEAVAPAHAILATNTSSLSVTEMASKLKNPERVVGFHFFNPVAVLPLLEIVRGEQTDDASLATAFAVAKKLKKTAVLVKDAPAFVVNRILTRFMGEIQNVIDEGTPVPVAEKAVEPLGLPMSPLVLLELVGPAIGLHVSETLNRAFPERFTVSPNLKAVVEAGKRGFYVYDSGKPELDPEVAALLKQGDVVLTEEQVRARVLDAVAQEIGLMLKEGVVAEAQDIDLCLITGAGWPFHLGGITPYLDREGVSARVNGARFLAPGLASVPA, encoded by the coding sequence GTGAGCACCACCGCCGACCTGTTGAAGCGCGCCGCCGAGCTCTTCCCGGACGAGGTCGTCACGCAGGCGCACGTACGCCACTTCGACCTGCCCCTCGGCGCCGGCCGTTTCGCGCTCATCACGCTCGACAACGGGCACGACCACACCAAGCCGACCACCCTCGGCCCCCAGTCGCTCGCGCACTTCGACGCGGCGATCGACCAGGTCGAGAAGGAGGCCGCGGACGGCGAGATCGTCGGCGTCGGCGTCACGGGCAAGCCGTTCATCTTCGCCGTCGGCGCCGACCTCAAGGGCGTCGAACTGCTCGGCAGCCACGAGGACGCGCTCGCCATCGGCAAGGGCGGCCACGACGTCTTCAAGCGGCTCTCCCAGCTCGCCGTGCCGACCTTCGCGTACTACAACGGCGCGGCGATGGGCGGCGGCGTGGAGATCGGCCTGCACTGCTCGTACCGCACGGTCTCCGCGGCCCTCCCCGCGTTCTCCCTCCCCGAGGTCTTCCTCGGCCTGGTCCCCGGCTGGGGCGGCTGCACCCTGCTGCCGAACCTGATCGGCGCCGACAAGGCCGTTTCCGTCATCATCGAGAACAGCCTCAACCAGAACAAGCAGCTCAAGGGTGCCCAGGTCTACGAACTCGGCATCGCGGACGCGCTGTTCGAGGGCGCCGACTTCCTGGAGCAGTCGCTGATCTGGACGGCGGCCGTCCTCAAGGGCGAGATCGCCGTCGACCGCCCGGTGATCGACCGCGGCGAGGGCTGGGACCAGGCCGTCGCCAAGGGCCGGTTCATCGCCGACTCCAAGGTGCACGGTGCCGCCCCGGCCGCCTACCGCGCCCTCGACATCATCGCCGCCGCCAAGAACGGCGACCTCCAGCAGGGCTACGACGCCGAGGACCAGGCGCTCGCCGACCTCATCATGAGCGGCGAACTGCGTTCCGGCATCTACGCGTTCAACCTCGTCCAGAAGCGCGGCAAGCGCCCCGCGGGCGCCCCGGACAAGAACCTGGCCCGCCCGGTCACCAAGGTGGGCGTGGTCGGCGCCGGCCTGATGGCCAGCCAGCTCGCGCTGCTGTTCCTGCGCCGCCTGGAGGTGCCGGTCGTACTGACCGACATCGACCAGGAGCGCGTCGACAAGGGCGTCGGCTACGTCCACGCCGAGATCGACAAGCTGCTCGGCAAGGGCCGCATCAACCAGGACAAGGCCAACCGGCTCAAGGCCCTGGTCACCGGCGTCCTCGACAAGGCCGAGGGCTTCGCGGACGCGGACTTCGTCATCGAGGCGGTGTTCGAGGAGATCGGCGTCAAGCAGCAGGTGTTCGCCGAGGTCGAGGCGGTCGCCCCGGCGCACGCGATCCTGGCGACCAACACCTCCTCCCTCTCGGTGACGGAGATGGCGTCGAAGCTGAAGAACCCCGAGCGGGTCGTCGGCTTCCACTTCTTCAACCCCGTCGCCGTCCTGCCGCTCCTGGAGATCGTCCGCGGCGAGCAGACGGACGACGCCTCGCTGGCGACGGCGTTCGCGGTGGCCAAGAAGCTGAAGAAGACGGCCGTCCTGGTCAAGGACGCCCCGGCGTTCGTCGTCAACCGGATCCTGACCCGCTTCATGGGCGAGATCCAGAACGTCATCGACGAGGGCACGCCGGTGCCGGTGGCGGAGAAGGCGGTGGAGCCGCTCGGCCTGCCGATGTCCCCGCTGGTCCTGCTGGAGCTGGTCGGCCCGGCGATCGGTCTGCACGTCTCGGAAACCCTGAACCGGGCCTTCCCCGAGCGCTTCACGGTCTCCCCGAACCTGAAGGCGGTCGTCGAGGCGGGCAAGCGCGGCTTCTACGTCTACGACAGCGGCAAGCCGGAGCTGGACCCGGAGGTCGCCGCGCTGCTCAAGCAGGGTGACGTCGTGCTGACGGAGGAGCAGGTGCGGGCGCGGGTCCTGGACGCGGTGGCCCAGGAGATCGGGCTGATGCTGAAGGAGGGTGTCGTGGCCGAGGCGCAGGACATCGACCTCTGCCTGATCACGGGCGCGGGCTGGCCCTTCCACCTGGGCGGCATCACCCCGTACCTGGACCGCGAGGGCGTCTCCGCCCGGGTCAACGGCGCGCGCTTCCTCGCCCCGGGCCTGGCCAGCGTCCCGGCGTAA
- a CDS encoding DUF4349 domain-containing protein: MRTSSRSRSAHQRARRPRRLPAVALLAAALALAGCSAGSGDSGAGAAGDKAAASGAEAQRQGAAGSGAAKGDAAGAGTAAPKAPKLTAGSIVRTASLTVRVKDVSKALGTARTAAEDAGGYVGDETTRRDGDGHEHTRVVLRVPTEKYDEVLGDLQGTGVLLHRTAKAEDVTDQVVDVDSRVKSQRASVARIRELMDRADELSDVVTLESELSSREADLEALLAQQASLKDRVGLATITLSLTEAPAAAQKAAADDDPGFLDALAGGWDVFLTLLRWIALAVGALLPFAAVIALGALVWTRLVRPRLPRRPAPAAAPATAPGTLPTAPPVPGDGD, encoded by the coding sequence ATGCGTACCAGCTCACGTTCACGTTCCGCACACCAGCGTGCCCGGCGCCCTCGCCGGCTGCCGGCGGTGGCGCTGCTGGCTGCCGCGCTCGCGCTGGCCGGGTGCAGCGCCGGCTCCGGCGACTCCGGCGCGGGCGCGGCCGGCGACAAGGCCGCCGCGTCCGGCGCGGAGGCGCAGCGGCAGGGCGCGGCCGGCAGCGGCGCCGCCAAGGGCGACGCGGCGGGCGCCGGCACCGCCGCCCCCAAGGCACCGAAGCTCACCGCCGGCAGCATCGTCCGCACCGCCTCCCTCACCGTCCGGGTCAAGGACGTGTCCAAGGCGCTCGGCACCGCCCGTACGGCCGCCGAGGACGCGGGCGGCTACGTCGGCGACGAGACCACACGCCGGGACGGCGACGGTCACGAGCACACCCGCGTCGTGCTCCGCGTGCCGACCGAGAAGTACGACGAGGTCCTCGGCGACCTCCAGGGCACGGGCGTCCTGCTCCACCGCACCGCCAAGGCGGAGGACGTCACCGACCAGGTCGTCGACGTGGACAGCCGGGTGAAGTCGCAGCGCGCCAGCGTCGCCCGGATCCGCGAGCTGATGGACCGGGCGGACGAGCTGAGCGACGTCGTCACCCTGGAGAGCGAACTCAGCAGCCGCGAGGCCGATCTGGAGGCGCTCCTCGCCCAGCAGGCCTCCCTGAAGGACCGGGTCGGCCTCGCCACCATCACGCTCTCCCTCACCGAGGCCCCGGCGGCGGCCCAGAAGGCGGCCGCGGACGACGACCCCGGGTTCCTGGACGCGCTCGCCGGCGGCTGGGACGTCTTCCTGACCCTGCTGCGCTGGATCGCGCTCGCCGTCGGCGCGCTGCTGCCGTTCGCCGCGGTGATCGCCCTGGGGGCGCTGGTCTGGACGCGGCTCGTCCGCCCGCGCCTCCCCCGCCGCCCCGCCCCGGCGGCGGCCCCCGCCACCGCCCCGGGCACCCTGCCGACGGCGCCGCCCGTCCCCGGCGACGGCGACTGA
- a CDS encoding ribonuclease D: protein MTDAQETAADSPLRTAEGAPPDTDGAAAAQAPVPLLEPREGIPPVIADEAALAEVVAAFAAGSGPVAVDAERASGYRYGQRAYLVQLRREGAGSALIDPVACPDLSAFGAAIADAEWVLHAATQDLPCLRDIGMRPTRLFDTELAGRLAGFPRVGLGAMVENVLGFVLEKGHSAVDWSTRPLPEPWLRYAALDVELLVDLRDALEKELDRQGKLEWALEEFDAIASAPPAEPRKDPWRRTSGMHKVRRRRQMAVVRELWQTRDRIAQRRDVSPGKVLGDAAIVEAALALPPNVHALAGLNGFGHRMGRRQLEQWQSAVDRARALPEAELPQPGQAVTGPPPPRAWADKDPAAAARLSAARAAVSARAEELNLPPENLITPDTVRRVCWEPPRVVDGESVAGALAGYGARAWQVGLVGPVLVEALRSAG, encoded by the coding sequence GTGACCGACGCCCAAGAGACCGCAGCAGACAGCCCCCTGCGCACCGCGGAGGGCGCCCCTCCGGACACCGACGGAGCCGCTGCGGCTCAGGCACCGGTCCCCTTGCTCGAGCCCCGCGAGGGCATTCCGCCGGTGATCGCCGACGAGGCCGCGCTCGCCGAGGTGGTCGCCGCCTTCGCCGCCGGCAGCGGTCCCGTGGCCGTCGACGCCGAGCGCGCCTCCGGCTACCGCTACGGCCAGCGGGCCTATCTGGTCCAGCTGCGCCGCGAGGGCGCCGGGAGCGCCCTGATCGACCCCGTGGCCTGCCCCGACCTCTCCGCGTTCGGCGCGGCGATCGCCGACGCCGAATGGGTTCTGCACGCCGCCACCCAGGACCTGCCCTGTCTCCGCGACATAGGCATGCGCCCCACCCGTCTGTTCGACACGGAGCTGGCCGGACGGCTGGCCGGTTTCCCCCGGGTCGGGCTCGGCGCCATGGTGGAGAACGTCCTCGGCTTCGTCCTGGAGAAGGGCCACTCCGCCGTCGACTGGTCGACCCGCCCGCTGCCCGAGCCCTGGCTGCGGTACGCCGCGCTCGACGTCGAGCTGCTGGTCGACCTGCGCGACGCGCTGGAGAAGGAGCTGGACCGCCAGGGCAAGCTGGAGTGGGCGTTGGAGGAGTTCGACGCGATCGCCTCCGCGCCGCCCGCCGAGCCGCGCAAGGACCCCTGGCGGCGGACGTCCGGGATGCACAAGGTGCGCCGGCGCCGGCAGATGGCGGTGGTGCGGGAGCTGTGGCAGACGCGGGACCGGATCGCGCAGCGGCGGGACGTGTCGCCGGGCAAGGTGCTCGGGGACGCGGCGATCGTCGAGGCGGCGCTCGCCCTGCCGCCGAACGTGCACGCGCTGGCCGGGCTGAACGGGTTCGGGCACCGGATGGGGCGGCGGCAGCTGGAGCAGTGGCAGAGCGCGGTGGACCGGGCACGGGCGTTGCCGGAGGCGGAGTTGCCGCAGCCGGGGCAGGCGGTGACGGGGCCGCCGCCGCCGCGGGCGTGGGCGGACAAGGATCCGGCGGCGGCCGCGCGGCTGAGTGCGGCGCGGGCGGCTGTCTCGGCGCGGGCCGAGGAGCTGAATCTGCCGCCGGAGAATCTGATCACTCCGGATACGGTGCGGCGGGTGTGCTGGGAGCCGCCGCGGGTGGTGGACGGGGAGTCCGTTGCGGGGGCGCTCGCGGGGTATGGGGCGCGGGCGTGGCAGGTGGGGTTGGTGGGGCCGGTGCTGGTGGAGGCGCTGCGCTCCGCGGGTTGA
- a CDS encoding thiolase family protein, whose amino-acid sequence MPRTVRDVVFVDGVRTPFGKAGPKGIYHETRADDLVVKAIRELLRRNPGLDPQKVDEVAVAATTQIGDQGLTIGRTAGILAGLPTSVPGYSIDRMCAGALTAVTTVAGSVAFGAYDVAIAGGVEHMGRHPMGEGVDPNPRFVSEKLVDESALFMGMTAENLHDRYPSITKQRADEYAVRSQEKAAKAYANGKIQADLVPISVRRTSPEGGETGWGLVTADEPMRPGTTLENLANLKTPFRVHGRVTAGNAAGLNDGATASVIASEEFARGHDLPVKMRLVSYAFAGVEPEVMGYGPIPATEKALAKAGLSISDIGLFEINEAFAVQVLAFLEHYGIADDDARVNQYGGAIAFGHPLASSGVRLMTQLARQFEDQPHVRYGLTTMCVGFGMGATVVWENPHFENAGGDK is encoded by the coding sequence GTGCCTCGTACCGTCAGGGACGTCGTCTTCGTCGACGGCGTCCGCACCCCGTTCGGCAAGGCGGGCCCGAAGGGCATCTACCACGAGACCCGCGCCGACGACCTCGTCGTGAAGGCGATCCGGGAGCTGCTGCGCCGCAACCCCGGCCTGGACCCGCAGAAGGTCGACGAGGTCGCCGTCGCCGCCACCACGCAGATCGGCGACCAGGGCCTCACCATCGGCCGTACCGCCGGCATCCTGGCCGGGCTGCCCACCTCGGTGCCCGGTTACTCCATCGACCGCATGTGCGCCGGCGCGCTGACCGCCGTCACCACGGTGGCCGGCTCGGTCGCGTTCGGCGCGTACGACGTCGCCATCGCCGGCGGCGTCGAGCACATGGGCCGCCACCCGATGGGCGAGGGCGTCGACCCCAACCCGCGGTTCGTGAGCGAGAAGCTGGTCGACGAGTCCGCCCTGTTCATGGGCATGACCGCGGAGAACCTGCACGACCGCTACCCGAGCATCACCAAGCAGCGCGCCGACGAGTACGCCGTGCGCTCCCAGGAGAAGGCCGCCAAGGCGTACGCCAACGGCAAGATCCAGGCCGACCTGGTGCCGATCTCCGTACGCCGCACCAGCCCTGAAGGCGGCGAGACCGGCTGGGGCCTGGTCACCGCCGACGAGCCGATGCGCCCGGGCACCACGCTGGAGAACCTGGCGAACCTCAAGACCCCGTTCCGCGTGCACGGCCGGGTCACCGCCGGCAACGCGGCAGGTCTGAACGACGGCGCCACCGCCTCCGTCATCGCGAGCGAGGAGTTCGCCCGCGGACACGACCTCCCCGTCAAGATGCGTCTCGTCTCCTACGCCTTCGCGGGCGTCGAGCCCGAGGTCATGGGCTACGGCCCCATCCCGGCCACCGAGAAGGCGCTCGCCAAGGCGGGCCTGTCCATCTCCGACATCGGCCTGTTCGAGATCAACGAGGCCTTCGCCGTCCAGGTCCTCGCCTTCCTGGAGCACTACGGCATCGCCGACGACGACGCCCGCGTCAACCAGTACGGCGGCGCCATCGCCTTCGGCCACCCGCTGGCCTCCTCCGGCGTCCGGCTGATGACCCAGCTGGCCCGCCAGTTCGAGGACCAGCCGCACGTCCGCTACGGCCTGACCACCATGTGTGTCGGCTTCGGCATGGGCGCGACGGTCGTCTGGGAGAACCCGCACTTCGAGAACGCCGGAGGCGACAAGTGA
- the hemE gene encoding uroporphyrinogen decarboxylase, whose amino-acid sequence MDERPVTGGQPSVTDPAVKESAFLKACRREPVPHTPVWFMRQAGRSLPEYRKVREGIPMLESCTRPELVAEITLQPVRRHHVDAAIYFSDIVVPLKAIGIDLDIKPGVGPVVAQPIRTRADLAQLRDLTPEDVSYVTEAVGILVRELGPTPLIGFAGAPFTLASYLVEGGPSRNHEHTKALMYGDPQLWADLLDRLAVITSAFLKVQIEAGACAVQLFDSWAGALAPADYRRSVLPASAKVLEAVAGYGVPRIHFGVGTGELLGLMGEAGADVVGVDWRVPLDEAARRVGPGKALQGNLDPAALFATPQAVEARTQEVLDAAAGLEGHVFNLGHGVPPTTDPDALTRVVDYVHTHTAR is encoded by the coding sequence ATGGACGAACGCCCCGTGACGGGCGGCCAGCCGTCAGTGACCGACCCCGCCGTCAAGGAGTCCGCCTTCCTGAAGGCGTGCCGGCGGGAGCCCGTGCCGCACACCCCCGTGTGGTTCATGCGGCAGGCCGGCCGGTCCCTGCCGGAGTACCGCAAGGTGCGCGAGGGCATCCCGATGCTGGAGTCCTGCACGCGGCCCGAGCTGGTCGCGGAGATCACCCTCCAGCCGGTCCGCAGGCACCACGTCGACGCGGCGATCTACTTCAGCGACATCGTCGTCCCGCTGAAGGCGATCGGCATCGACCTCGACATCAAGCCCGGCGTCGGCCCCGTCGTCGCCCAGCCGATCCGCACCCGCGCGGACCTCGCCCAGCTGCGCGACCTCACTCCCGAGGACGTCTCCTACGTCACCGAGGCCGTCGGCATCCTCGTCCGCGAGCTCGGCCCGACCCCGCTCATCGGCTTCGCCGGCGCGCCCTTCACCCTCGCCAGCTACCTCGTCGAGGGCGGCCCGTCCCGCAACCACGAGCACACCAAGGCGCTCATGTACGGCGACCCGCAGCTCTGGGCCGACCTCCTCGACCGCCTCGCGGTGATCACCTCCGCCTTCCTGAAGGTGCAGATCGAGGCCGGCGCCTGTGCCGTCCAGCTGTTCGACTCCTGGGCCGGCGCCCTCGCCCCCGCCGACTACCGCCGCTCCGTGCTGCCCGCCTCCGCCAAGGTGCTCGAGGCCGTCGCCGGGTACGGCGTCCCGCGCATCCACTTCGGCGTCGGCACCGGTGAGCTGCTCGGCCTGATGGGCGAGGCCGGCGCGGACGTCGTCGGCGTCGACTGGCGGGTCCCGCTCGACGAGGCCGCCCGCCGCGTCGGCCCCGGCAAGGCGCTCCAGGGCAACCTGGACCCCGCGGCCCTGTTCGCCACGCCGCAGGCCGTGGAGGCCAGGACCCAGGAGGTGCTGGACGCGGCCGCCGGCCTGGAGGGCCACGTCTTCAACCTCGGCCACGGTGTGCCCCCGACCACCGACCCGGACGCGCTCACCCGCGTCGTGGACTACGTGCACACCCACACCGCACGCTGA
- a CDS encoding rhomboid family intramembrane serine protease: MVIPVHDVNPARRTPYVTYALIAVNFLVFLFTPGLSGSVVGQSDVAQLCHLQAFLDHYAAVPRELIHHQMPHLVPTGEVAGGPHGTACLAAPPDYDKSPPLSVFTAMFLHGSWLHLLGNMLFLYIFGNNIEDRLGHVRFTLFYLVCGYAAAYGYALVNESSGDPLIGASGAIAGVLGAYLVLYPKARVWVLVPFLIFLPLRLPAWLVLGFWFVLQAVYSSGGGVSDAGTVAYAAHVVGFLVGMALAWPLRPGTPPPPEPRRLLFGRQARHTW; the protein is encoded by the coding sequence GTGGTGATCCCCGTCCATGACGTCAACCCGGCGCGCCGCACGCCCTATGTGACGTATGCGCTCATCGCGGTCAACTTCCTGGTGTTCCTGTTCACCCCCGGCCTGTCGGGCTCGGTGGTCGGGCAGAGCGACGTGGCGCAGCTGTGCCATCTGCAGGCGTTCCTGGACCACTACGCGGCGGTGCCCAGAGAGCTGATCCACCACCAGATGCCGCATCTCGTGCCGACGGGCGAGGTGGCCGGGGGGCCGCACGGCACGGCGTGTCTGGCGGCGCCGCCGGACTACGACAAGTCGCCGCCGCTGTCGGTGTTCACGGCGATGTTCCTGCACGGCAGCTGGCTGCACCTGCTGGGCAACATGCTGTTCCTGTACATCTTCGGCAACAACATCGAGGACCGCCTCGGGCACGTCAGGTTCACGCTGTTCTACCTGGTGTGCGGTTATGCGGCGGCGTACGGCTACGCGCTGGTCAACGAGAGCTCGGGCGATCCGCTGATCGGGGCGTCGGGGGCGATCGCGGGGGTGCTCGGCGCCTATCTGGTGCTGTATCCGAAGGCCAGGGTGTGGGTCCTGGTGCCGTTCCTGATCTTCCTGCCGCTGCGGCTGCCCGCGTGGCTGGTGCTGGGCTTCTGGTTCGTGCTGCAGGCGGTGTACTCGTCGGGCGGCGGCGTCTCCGACGCGGGCACGGTGGCGTACGCGGCCCACGTGGTCGGCTTCCTCGTCGGCATGGCGCTGGCCTGGCCGCTGCGGCCGGGCACCCCGCCACCGCCGGAGCCGCGCCGGCTGCTGTTCGGCAGACAGGCGCGGCACACGTGGTGA
- a CDS encoding DUF3000 domain-containing protein, with protein sequence MAAAQGRLSDDAGGRDDATEENRKAMQTAPPPFRAAVEALRTARLRPEIELSATPAPRRLAPHAHALEAAVVEGDDDLADGRLVLLHDPAGHDAWQGTFRLVTLVRAELEPEMAADPLLPDVCWTWLTGALQGRGLSYGEPSGTVTRASSHYFGGLGQRPAASQIEIRASWTPREGLGGVPDTAAHLAAWGDLLCQVAGLPPAGPSDASVVTLPQRRGPQPR encoded by the coding sequence ATGGCTGCGGCTCAGGGACGACTGTCGGACGACGCTGGCGGAAGGGACGACGCGACGGAGGAGAACCGTAAAGCGATGCAGACGGCCCCGCCCCCCTTCCGCGCGGCCGTCGAGGCCCTGCGCACCGCCCGGCTGCGACCGGAGATCGAGCTCTCCGCGACCCCGGCCCCCCGCCGGCTCGCCCCCCACGCCCACGCCCTGGAGGCCGCCGTCGTCGAGGGCGACGACGACCTGGCCGACGGCCGCCTCGTCCTCCTCCACGACCCCGCGGGCCACGACGCCTGGCAGGGCACCTTCCGCCTGGTGACCCTCGTCCGCGCGGAACTGGAACCGGAGATGGCCGCCGACCCGCTGCTCCCGGACGTCTGCTGGACCTGGCTGACCGGCGCGCTCCAGGGCCGCGGCCTGTCGTACGGCGAGCCCAGCGGCACGGTCACCCGGGCGAGCTCGCACTACTTCGGCGGCCTGGGACAGCGTCCCGCCGCCTCGCAGATCGAGATTCGTGCCTCCTGGACGCCCCGCGAGGGCCTCGGCGGGGTCCCGGACACCGCCGCGCACCTCGCCGCCTGGGGCGATCTGCTCTGCCAGGTCGCCGGCCTGCCGCCGGCCGGGCCGTCCGACGCCTCCGTGGTGACCCTCCCGCAGCGCCGGGGCCCCCAGCCCCGCTGA